Genomic DNA from Dehalococcoidales bacterium:
CCCGTAAGGGCCAAGACCGCTAACACCTTCTCGAAGGACTTCCTGCAGAGCGTCATAAGGAATATCCAGGCTGGCTGGCCAGCGGTGATTAAGGAAGTTTGGATTCAAGCTGATGCCAGTTTCCCGATCGTAAATATGTTCAGCGAAGAAAGCTTGCCAGAACATATGATAGAGACCTGCCCATGCCTGGGCATGAGCACCATCGTAATAAATTACTCGTCCTATATCGGTAACTGCAGTCCATTTCAGTACTTCAACTTCGCCGCTTTCAGTATCAACGGCCACTTCGGCACCAGCGGCACAAGGGACCCTTTGGTTGGCAGGTGTTCCCGCTTTCCACGGGCCAACATCGAATTGAAGCACTGGATTCCAACCGGCTGAAGCTCGCCCGATAATTCTCTGATTTCGTGCGCAAACTTCTTTGTGAGTGATAGATTTGGAAGGATTGGATTTAAGGAATATCTTGCTATCCCGGGCATCCAGGTCTTCGGGGTTTACTTGCGGATCAAACATCTTAGCGGCTGCTTTAAACAGCTGCTCCCGTGCATCCCGTGCGGCTATGGTAAAAGCTGCACCGGCCTGGTTGGTGTTGGTACTACCAGCCTGCATGCCACCATCGGCAGTGACAGCTGTTGCGCCCCAATCGCCAGTCTTTACATCGTCATACTTGAGGCCCAACGTTTCAGCTACAAAGTGGCAGTGGGCTGTATTGGTACCACAGGAAGATCGGGCGATGCCGGCATTTATAAAACAGGTGCCGTCTGGTCTGAGTGTAATGATAGCACCTCGACCGGAGCCATATCCGCCGTGACCATCAAGATGCCCGGTCACTGCCATGCCATGCTTACGGCCGTCATCAAGGGTTCTGGCGCCCGGGGCATGTTTATTAGATGCGTAGCCGATGGCTGCCGCTGAATCCAACAGGCATTCTCTTAATGTGTTGAAGGAAAATGCTACGCCACTGTCCTGATCTGGCTCCTCAATAGTCAGAATATTTTTCAACCTGAAGTCTAACGGATCCATACCCAGCTTTTCGGCCATGGCGTCCAGAGCGGTGTTCATCAGGAATGCTCCTGGTGGGTGCTGAACGCAGCGGTAATAGCCTGACGGGGGAGCATTGGTGATAACTCCGGTAACTTTAAAGTTGGCATTTGGGCACCGAAAACCAATTTGCAGACAATCTGGCAGAGCGTTATAAGGAGGGCTGGGATTGGTGCCGCCATCTCCCCAGAACTGGGCGTCGATAGCAGTTAGCGTACCATCACTTTTAGCTCCCAGTTTTATTTTGGACTTGCAGGCAAAATGAGTTACGCCACGGAAAAAGTTATCTCGTTTGTCCGTATGCAGGCTGACTATTTTGCCGGTCTTCTTGGCCAATGCGGCTGCAACGGCTTGTACTGCAGCCCGGCCACCGCCGAAACCGCCGCCGGCAGCATGGGTAAACACACGAACTTTATTGTGCGGCAGAGAGAAAAAGCCTGCAAAACCGCTATGTTCACCGTGAGGATTTTGGGTATCTACCCAAGCATGCAGAATATCGTCCTGCCACCAGGCAGTGGTATTGCCGCCACCCATGGGGGCATTTTGCCAACGATTGGTCCACCCTGATTCATCTTCAATAGTGACATCGGCTTGCGCAAAGCCGGCTTCAACATCACCGCGAACGATATCGGTTCTGAGGGTGGTATTACCGTCCGGGAACAATCCTACCAAGGGAGCACCGGGTTCCATTGCCTCATCCGGATCAACAACATGGGCTCTGGTCTCGTATGTGACTTTGATCAATGTCAGTGCGTGAGCAGCAGTGTTTTCGTCCTTGGCTGCAACAGCAGCTACTGCATCA
This window encodes:
- a CDS encoding molybdopterin-dependent oxidoreductase, which translates into the protein MADELTVIGKPGNIDQQAVECVTGTIEFPNDLFMGQKLHAKILGCPHAHAKVVSIDASKALELDGVEAVVTHEDVPGWSEVKFHVGDAVAAVAAKDENTAAHALTLIKVTYETRAHVVDPDEAMEPGAPLVGLFPDGNTTLRTDIVRGDVEAGFAQADVTIEDESGWTNRWQNAPMGGGNTTAWWQDDILHAWVDTQNPHGEHSGFAGFFSLPHNKVRVFTHAAGGGFGGGRAAVQAVAAALAKKTGKIVSLHTDKRDNFFRGVTHFACKSKIKLGAKSDGTLTAIDAQFWGDGGTNPSPPYNALPDCLQIGFRCPNANFKVTGVITNAPPSGYYRCVQHPPGAFLMNTALDAMAEKLGMDPLDFRLKNILTIEEPDQDSGVAFSFNTLRECLLDSAAAIGYASNKHAPGARTLDDGRKHGMAVTGHLDGHGGYGSGRGAIITLRPDGTCFINAGIARSSCGTNTAHCHFVAETLGLKYDDVKTGDWGATAVTADGGMQAGSTNTNQAGAAFTIAARDAREQLFKAAAKMFDPQVNPEDLDARDSKIFLKSNPSKSITHKEVCARNQRIIGRASAGWNPVLQFDVGPWKAGTPANQRVPCAAGAEVAVDTESGEVEVLKWTAVTDIGRVIYYDGAHAQAWAGLYHMFWQAFFAEHIYDRETGISLNPNFLNHRWPASLDIPYDALQEVLREGVSGLGPYGATGAGEPVASQYSVIACAIYNAIGVWIKEPPFTPWKILKALGKA